CGCTATGGTGGAGAGGAGTTCGCGATTCTATTGCCGCGCACCGGTATTGAGCAGGCAGAGAAATTGGCGCAGCGGCTGGTGCGCAGGGTGGCGGGGCTGAATTTTAACGCTATGCCGCTGACCATCAGTATTGGTGTCGCCGGTCTGGATCGCGGCAATTTCAGCAACTGGTTGCAGCTGTTCGAGGCCGCCGATATGGCCCTTTATCGGGCCAAGCAGGACGGGCGCAACCGGGTGGCAAGCGCGCCGCGCGAGTGGCGCGATGAACGCCGCCAGCAACTGCCGGATACCAGCGATGCCTGATTTCGCTGCCAGTAGTCGGTCTTATCTTGTGCCGGGGAAAAACCCCTGGATTTCGGGAAGCTCAAGGCGCTGAGCTTATTTTCGATCGGTCCGGTGAAATAGCCTGGTTGGGCAGAGACGGGGGCCTGCGGGAGGCGGTATCCCGCGCGAGGCAATGTCCAGTAGATGTCCCGGGCGCGGCAGCGCCCGGGACGATTGTCGAAGGTGATATTACTGGCTGCCGAGCAGCTCCTCATCAAAGCGCGCGGTGACATCCTCCGCTGTCATCGCTTCGTCGTAGATTTTTAACTCGTCCAGCATCCCCTTGTAGGGGGTATCCCAGTAGTTGACCCCCAGTGCAAAGTGCGTATTGGCCACCGGTGCGAAGACGTCCGGGAAATTCGTACCGCTGAATTTCATTTGGCCATTTACATAGACTTTGACATCGCCGTTATTGACGACCACTGCCAGCTGGCTCCAGGTATCGGTGGCAACCTGCTCGCCGGTATGGCCGTCGTACCAGCCGGTGCCCAGGTCGCTGCCGGACCACAGCATGGTATCGGTGCCGAAACCATTGGGCAGCAGGCTGATCCAGCTGTCGGTGGTGGCCCAGCCGAAGAAGCTGGTGGTATAGGCGTTAAGTGCGGCGGGATTGAGCCACAGGGTGAAGCTGTAACTGTTGTCGGTGATCAGGTCGTCCGGCAGTCGCACGCCGGAATTGCCATCCAGTACCAGGGCCTTGCCCACCACGCCCGCGGCGTAACTGACACTTCCGCCACTCTGGTCGATCGCGGTACCCACGACACTGCCGGCACCGAAGCCGCCGCTGCTGTCGCCGAGGCTGTCTTCAAAGCTGAACGTGGCGATGGGATTCGGCGGTCCCTGGGTTTTCACCGTGGCGGTAAAGCGCTTGCTTTGCTCGGCGCCGTCGAGGCTGATGGTCGCGGTGAGGGTGACCTGCGCATCGCTGCCTTGCGGCTGGGTAACGCTGCCGGTCTCGCCGTCAACACGGATTACCGCCGGGTCTGAGGAAGTCCAGTGAATGGCGCTGGCATAGGCGCCGCTGATTGGCAGGAACAGGTCTTCGCGCACGGCGCTGATATCGCCAAGGTCGAGCTGCTCTGCGGCCGAAGTCAGCAGCTCGGCACTCGACTTGGGCGTGATATCGAGATCCTGGATTTCCTCCGCGCTGAGTGCACTGTCGTAGACTTTCAGATCGTCGATCAGGCCGTTGTAGGGTGTATCCCAGTAGTTGACGCCGAGGGCGAAGACGCCGCTGGCACCGGTGAAAAAATCCGGTAGCGTGCCACCGGTGAATTTCTTCACTCCGTTCAGGTAGACGCTGACCTGGCCGCGATCGACGGAAAATGCCATATGGGTCCAGCTACCGGCGGGAATCTGCGCGCCGGTGGTGCCGTCGAACCACTGCTCGCTACCGCTCCACAGCATGGTGTTGCCGTCCCAGCCCTGGGGCTGGAAGCTGATCCAGCGGTTGGAGTAGGGCATTCCATTGTCGTCCAGCTGCTCGTCCACGGCGCCGAAGAAGGCTGCGCTATACGCGCTAACGGCGGTGGGGTTGGCCCAGAAAGACACGGTGTATTCGTTGTTGTCGATCAGTCCGTCCGGCAGGCGCACGCCGTTACTGCCGTTCAGTTGCAGCGCGTCGCCGTCGTGGCCGCCGTTGTAATCGATCGAACCGGAACTCCACAGGCGATCGCCGGTGGCGGTGGCATCGGCGAAGCGCCCGAGACGGTCGCTGAGATCGTCGTCAAACGCGTAGTGGGCACTGCGGTTGTAGGGCAGCCGCTGCGGCACCTCGACGGTGAAGGTCTGCTGCAATTGCTGGCCGTTCAGCGCGATGGTGGCCGTGAGCGTGGCACTGGCATCGCCGCTACCCACATTCGGGCGGGTGACACGGCCACTGCCGGTAACCACTGTGGTGTCGCTGCTGCTCCAGTCGATGGTGGCTCCGCGGGTGCCGCGCTGCGGCAGATCGAGGCTGCCGCCCCTGGCGACTTCCGGGACGGTCAGGTCCGCGGCAATATCGGCGAGCACGTCGCCGGTGCTGCGGGTGGC
This region of Microbulbifer sp. SAOS-129_SWC genomic DNA includes:
- a CDS encoding LamG-like jellyroll fold domain-containing protein — translated: MQIIRMLSYMLLLCSCGLVLPGCKGSGSDTPPAAESQDNGAAGNGSQDGNDQGNDQGGGDADAGSYPPTVDASAIAYNDMAVHDPSVIRTDDGTYYVFGSHLSAAKSTDLMTWQRVAEGVDDNNPLFNTYASEISAGIDWVGGYEGSWAPDVIRLKDGRYYFYYDHCTNPATGECDQPRSYLGVAVSDNIEGPYNDLGIFLRSGMTDEEIAQGYGPAGVTHYDPTVQPNAIDPNVFHDKDGNLWMTYGSYSGGIFVLQMDEDTGMPKPGQGYGTHVAGGQHSAIEGSYMLYSPDSDYYYLFMSFGGFVSTDGYNMRVARSHNPDGPFLDAEGNDMAAAKGSWESIAPYGVKLMGGFNFASDAGDPVPSRGYLSPGHNSAYYNADTGEYYVIFHTRFPNRGEEHAVRVHEMFINADGWPVVSPQRYAPIAGDKHVEPEDLVGDYKFIPHGKDINRTAKKTRYIRLNSDGTVSGEVSGTYTLFDDDPQRIDLALAIDGKEKTYRGVTQWQWNNGARALVPVFTALDGEGESIWGSRMATRSTGDVLADIAADLTVPEVARGGSLDLPQRGTRGATIDWSSSDTTVVTGSGRVTRPNVGSGDASATLTATIALNGQQLQQTFTVEVPQRLPYNRSAHYAFDDDLSDRLGRFADATATGDRLWSSGSIDYNGGHDGDALQLNGSNGVRLPDGLIDNNEYTVSFWANPTAVSAYSAAFFGAVDEQLDDNGMPYSNRWISFQPQGWDGNTMLWSGSEQWFDGTTGAQIPAGSWTHMAFSVDRGQVSVYLNGVKKFTGGTLPDFFTGASGVFALGVNYWDTPYNGLIDDLKVYDSALSAEEIQDLDITPKSSAELLTSAAEQLDLGDISAVREDLFLPISGAYASAIHWTSSDPAVIRVDGETGSVTQPQGSDAQVTLTATISLDGAEQSKRFTATVKTQGPPNPIATFSFEDSLGDSSGGFGAGSVVGTAIDQSGGSVSYAAGVVGKALVLDGNSGVRLPDDLITDNSYSFTLWLNPAALNAYTTSFFGWATTDSWISLLPNGFGTDTMLWSGSDLGTGWYDGHTGEQVATDTWSQLAVVVNNGDVKVYVNGQMKFSGTNFPDVFAPVANTHFALGVNYWDTPYKGMLDELKIYDEAMTAEDVTARFDEELLGSQ